The following proteins are co-located in the Silene latifolia isolate original U9 population chromosome 1, ASM4854445v1, whole genome shotgun sequence genome:
- the LOC141614302 gene encoding uncharacterized protein LOC141614302 has product MTTEKQIIWEQQQVTQMKNSGAMSFIGSPAMSDKDEELSRTVLSTFRAKEEEIEKKKMAVKERIEAQLGRVELESKRLGEIREELEALQDPMRKEVGVVRKRIDTLNKELKPLGITCQKKQREYKEFLDAFNEKSKEKAQLVAKLMEMLGESEKLRFKKLEELSKHIESLH; this is encoded by the exons ATGACAACAGAAAAGCAGATCATATGGGAACAACAACAAGTAACACAAATGAAAAATTCAGGAGCTATGAGTTTCATTGGAAGCCCTGCAATGAGTGACAAGGATGAAGAATTGTCTCGGACAGTGTTATCGACTTTTAGAGCTAAGGAAGAAGAGATCGAGAAGAAGAAGATGGCGGTTAAGGAGCGTATTGAAGCTCAATTAGGCCGTGTTGAACTCGAGTCTAAGCGCCTTGGAGAAATTCGCGAG GAACTTGAAGCTCTACAAGATCCAATGAGAAAAGAAGTTGGAGTAGTGAGAAAGAGGATTGACACACTCAATAAAGAGCTCAAGCCTCTTGGAATAACATGTCAAAAGAAG CAAAGAGAATACAAAGAATTCCTGGATGCATTCAATGAGAAGAGCAAAGAAAAAGCTCAACTAGTTGCCAAATTAATGGAG ATGCTGGGTGAAAGTGAGAAGCTGAGGTTTAAGAAGTTAGAGGAGCTCAGCAAGCACATTGAATCTCTACACTAA